A window from Ignavibacteriota bacterium encodes these proteins:
- a CDS encoding DUF3467 domain-containing protein, with product MANELKNPQQIQINTTDEMSRGRFSNTMFIAHSPEEFILDWMLMSPNGNHLVSRLIVSPGHMKRIIKALNDNMKNFEEKFGEVKFLEPSEQKFN from the coding sequence ATGGCAAATGAATTAAAAAATCCACAGCAAATACAAATCAACACTACTGATGAGATGTCACGTGGAAGATTCAGCAATACTATGTTTATAGCACATAGCCCAGAAGAATTTATTCTAGATTGGATGCTTATGTCTCCAAATGGCAATCATCTTGTATCTAGACTAATTGTATCACCTGGTCATATGAAAAGAATTATTAAAGCTCTTAATGATAACATGAAAAACTTCGAAGAAAAATTTGGTGAAGTTAAATTCTTAGAACCAAGTGAACAAAAATTTAATTAA